The Myxocyprinus asiaticus isolate MX2 ecotype Aquarium Trade chromosome 39, UBuf_Myxa_2, whole genome shotgun sequence genome window below encodes:
- the aldh3a1 gene encoding aldehyde dehydrogenase family 3 member A2, with protein MEMHLVDGAREAFQSGRSRPLEYRKQQLRALHRLITEHQADIAQALKQDINRSMYDTSLFELIGLENDIKLAESNLADWAAPQPVKKNLSTAVDDVYIKPEPLGLVLIIGAWNYPWALTLQPLTGAIAAGNAAVVKPSELSEHSARLLKELLPQYLDKEMYPVVTGGIPETQELLKQRFDHIFYTGNSTVGKLVMEAAARHLTPVTLELGGKSPCYIDKNCDIAVACRRITWGKFANCGQTCIAPDYILCEPSIQDRIVEEIRNTLREFYPEDPKTSPDYGRIINTHHFDRVMALMEGCTIALGGESDRSQCYISPTVLQNVLPHFRIMQEEIFGPLLPIVAVNDLSEAIHFINGREKPLALYVFSYDKKVINRMLMETTSGGVTVNDVMMHYTLNSLPFGGVGNSGMGQYHGKHTFDQLSHHRSCLIKSFAMESLNDARYPPLSAARVRKAKLVLQTRWCSCCSGMCVWAVVSTVVAVGLLIALLVVLL; from the exons ATGGAGATGCATTTAGTGGATGGGGCTAGGGAGGCCTTCCAGTCGGGCAGGTCCAGACCCCTGGAATACAGAAAACAGCAGCTCAGAGCCCTGCACCGGCTTATCACTGAACACCAAGCAGACATTGCACAAGCTCTAAAACAAGACATCAACAGG AGTATGTATGACACTTCACTCTTTGAGCTGATTGGTCTTGAGAATGACATCAAGTTGGCGGAGAGTAATCTGGCTGACTGGGCTGCTCCTCAGCCTGTGAAGAAGAACCTCAGTACTGCTGTTGATGATGTTTACATAAAGCCTGAACCTTTGGGTTTGGTGCTGATAATTGGAGCCTGGAACTATCCTTGGGCTCTCACTCTGCAACCCCTCACTGGAGCTATTGCAGCAG GCAATGCAGCTGTGGTGAAGCCATCAGAGCTGAGTGAGCACTCTGCCAGACTTCTGAAAGAACTGCTTCCTCAGTATCTGGATAAG GAGATGTATCCAGTGGTGACAGGAGGGATTCCAGAGACTCAGGAACTTTTGAAGCAGCGTTTTGACCACATCTTCTATACGGGAAACAGCACAGTGGGGAAACTGGTTATGGAAGCAGCTGCTCGGCATCTCACGCCAGTGACTTTAGAACTGGGTGGAAAGAGTCCCTGTTATATTGATAAGAACTGCGACATTGCTGTGGCATGCCG GCGAATAACTTGGGGGAAGTTTGCAAATTGTGGCCAGACCTGCATTGCACCTGACTACATCCTGTGCGAGCCGAGCATCCAAGACAGGATTGTTGAGGAGATTCGAAATACGCTACGG GAGTTCTACCCTGAGGATCCTAAAACCTCTCCAGATTATGGCCGTATCATTAACACACATCACTTTGACAGAGTAATGGCTCTGATGGAGGGATGTACAATTGCTCTTGGAGGAGAGAGTGATAGGTCACAGTGTTACATAT CTCCCACGGTCCTGCAGAATGTTTTGCCCCATTTCAGAATCATGCAGGAAGAAATCTTTGGACCTCTGCTGCCTATTGTCGCTGTTAATGATTTGAGTGAGGCCATACATTTTATCAATGGAAGGGAAAAGCCCTTGGCACTCTATGTGTTTTCCTATGATAAAAAG gtGATTAACCGAATGTTAATGGAAACTACCAGTGGAGGAGTGACTGTTAATGATGTCATGATGCACTATACTCTTAATTCCTTACCTTTTGGAGGTGTGG GAAACAGTGGAATGGGGCAATATCATGGCAAACACACCTTCGACCAGCTGAGCCACCATCGTTCCTGCCTCATCAAGTCTTTTGCAATGGAGAGTTTGAATGACGCCCGCTACCCCCCACTATCAGCAGCCCGAGTGCGCAAGGCCAAGCTTGTCTTGCAGACTCGGTGGTGCAGTTGTTGTAGTGGCATGTGTGTGTGGGCCGTTGTCTCCACCGTAGTGGCTGTCGGTCTTCTTATTGCCTTACTGGTTGTGTTGCTATAG